A DNA window from Tenuifilaceae bacterium CYCD contains the following coding sequences:
- the cheR_2 gene encoding chemotaxis protein R, which translates to MIRYEIGIVDTRNVIKVLLEDFGYDFRDYALTSFKRRLEHVINTNGLRDADGLINRLQNNKDFIEQFLFEITPETTEMFRDPSFWRVLRDDVLPEITRGSANKPRIWLASFDSGEELYSLAIILKEMNILDSVQVYANVFTDKCVNRIKSGRLDPKDLETNEANYQRLNGKFQYSSYYKMDGNTIVFDTDLVKNIIFTKQKTTIDDDPGAVKLAIFRNQTIYYNQLLHEKVLQKISTSLVAGGFLALGVKETLENTNAYNKFTVFNDNEKIYKRKTT; encoded by the coding sequence ATGATACGATACGAAATAGGCATAGTAGATACACGGAACGTGATAAAAGTCCTTTTGGAGGATTTTGGTTACGATTTCAGGGACTATGCTCTTACCTCTTTTAAACGACGATTGGAGCATGTTATTAATACTAACGGGCTACGCGATGCCGATGGCTTGATAAACCGCTTGCAGAACAATAAAGATTTTATAGAGCAATTCCTTTTTGAGATTACCCCAGAGACTACTGAAATGTTTCGCGATCCATCGTTTTGGCGAGTTTTGCGTGATGATGTATTGCCAGAGATAACTAGAGGATCGGCCAATAAACCTAGGATTTGGTTGGCATCATTCGACTCTGGCGAAGAACTGTACTCGTTGGCTATCATTCTCAAGGAGATGAATATACTGGATAGCGTTCAGGTTTATGCCAATGTATTTACCGATAAGTGCGTTAACAGAATTAAAAGCGGAAGGCTCGATCCCAAAGATTTGGAGACCAACGAGGCCAATTACCAGCGGTTGAATGGAAAATTCCAGTACTCCTCGTACTACAAAATGGATGGTAATACAATAGTTTTTGATACTGATTTGGTTAAGAATATCATTTTTACCAAGCAGAAAACAACTATCGACGATGATCCCGGTGCTGTTAAGCTGGCCATCTTCCGAAATCAAACCATTTATTACAACCAACTACTTCACGAGAAAGTGCTCCAGAAAATTTCAACCAGTCTTGTTGCTGGTGGATTTTTGGCTCTTGGGGTGAAAGAAACTTTGGAAAATACAAATGCATACAATAAATTTACCGTATTTAACGATAACGAAAAGATTTATAAGCGTAAAACCACTTAG
- a CDS encoding chemotaxis protein CheB, protein MYKAVIIGGSAGSFQVITRILHSLSPNFPLPVLLCLHRLKHVRSGFVEALSIKSGIPIVEPFDKEQIKPGRAYLAPANYHMYIELGNKIALSTEEPVNHSRPSIDLSFVTAAQVYREKLIGVILSGANRDGAYGLKKIKDLGGLAIVQDPEECQVKTMTEASLKMTPVDFVYNTNDIIKFLQNIKS, encoded by the coding sequence ATGTATAAAGCAGTGATTATAGGCGGATCGGCAGGCAGTTTTCAGGTGATAACCCGAATACTTCATTCTTTATCGCCCAACTTTCCGCTTCCCGTGCTTCTTTGTTTGCATCGCTTGAAACATGTGCGTAGTGGTTTTGTGGAGGCACTATCCATTAAGTCAGGAATTCCGATTGTAGAGCCGTTCGATAAGGAGCAGATTAAACCTGGTAGAGCATACCTTGCCCCAGCAAACTATCACATGTATATAGAACTGGGAAATAAAATAGCGCTATCAACCGAGGAACCCGTTAACCATTCGCGCCCTAGCATTGACCTTTCGTTTGTAACGGCTGCGCAGGTTTACCGCGAGAAGTTGATAGGCGTTATTTTGTCCGGGGCCAATCGTGATGGGGCTTATGGCCTTAAGAAAATTAAAGACCTAGGAGGACTTGCCATTGTTCAGGATCCAGAGGAATGTCAGGTTAAAACAATGACCGAGGCTTCCCTGAAAATGACACCAGTGGACTTTGTGTACAACACAAACGATATAATAAAGTTTTTACAGAATATTAAAAGTTAA